One Candidatus Hydrogenedentota bacterium DNA segment encodes these proteins:
- a CDS encoding polysaccharide deacetylase family protein, whose amino-acid sequence MKNDNYRVVLTGHGVGEPPATIRNPTREMWMSEEHFVRILDALAPTSELTFDDGFKCCLEIVVPLLVSRGIRATFFVSWGHVNTPGYLSEEDLREMCRLGMEIGTHGMYHRPWKKLKGITLREEIIDAKSQLEDVLDRPITKAACPFGAYDRRSLKALKRSGIESVYTSDRALWRSKSPIIPRYTIRSSDTHKYIEEVISGKHDASILGKIKMFAKRCL is encoded by the coding sequence GTGAAAAATGACAATTATAGAGTAGTTCTTACAGGGCACGGGGTTGGGGAGCCGCCCGCCACCATTAGGAACCCAACGCGAGAAATGTGGATGTCCGAGGAACACTTTGTACGTATCCTTGATGCCTTAGCGCCGACTTCAGAACTGACGTTTGACGACGGATTCAAGTGTTGTTTGGAAATCGTTGTGCCATTACTAGTATCTCGAGGTATTAGGGCAACATTCTTCGTATCTTGGGGTCACGTTAACACGCCAGGCTACTTGTCCGAAGAAGACTTGCGCGAAATGTGCCGACTTGGGATGGAGATCGGCACTCACGGGATGTATCACCGTCCTTGGAAGAAGCTCAAAGGGATTACTCTAAGGGAAGAAATAATTGATGCGAAAAGCCAGCTAGAGGATGTCTTGGATAGGCCTATCACCAAAGCTGCATGCCCATTCGGGGCATATGATCGGAGATCGCTAAAGGCCTTGAAACGATCTGGAATCGAGAGCGTTTACACAAGTGATCGTGCGCTGTGGAGGTCGAAGTCCCCGATCATTCCACGTTATACAATCAGAAGCTCGGATACACACAAATATATTGAAGAAGTGATATCTGGAAAGCACGATGCGTCTATCTTGGGCAAAATTAAGATGTTTGCAAAGCGCTGTCTATAA
- a CDS encoding sulfotransferase produces the protein MKRILIAPIRAAATGVLYPAELFLRKACRTTVRPCFIIGAPRSGTTLFFEALVTRYNFAYFSNFAHRLPYTPVAATMIARNAIARRTSSFSSKYGHVAGWVAPNEGGWIWNRWIPERCHLTEHDLHGRRVGEMQSTVSGVATALRSPFVSKNVMHSVHMRLLDAAFPGCKFIHIVRNKVDNIRSLVRLRESGARLRPPENWVSVKPLGWERYAYEHYVIQCSAQAFLTDRNIELDREIIGKDRVFQVKYEEFCRDPNHAMDNLRDFLITGGIVVQERIKLPNSFVISTGHRLPNGYEQLIEQFVVEHTSLPGLEGK, from the coding sequence ATGAAAAGAATCTTGATCGCTCCGATTCGGGCCGCAGCTACAGGAGTGTTGTATCCAGCAGAGTTGTTCCTGCGAAAGGCATGTAGAACAACGGTTAGACCCTGCTTCATCATTGGGGCACCGCGATCCGGTACGACACTCTTCTTCGAGGCCCTTGTAACGCGCTATAATTTCGCATACTTTTCAAACTTTGCACACAGGCTTCCCTACACGCCGGTCGCCGCAACTATGATTGCAAGAAATGCAATTGCCCGGCGAACCAGTAGTTTCTCGAGTAAGTACGGGCATGTCGCGGGATGGGTGGCTCCAAATGAAGGTGGATGGATTTGGAATCGATGGATTCCAGAGCGGTGTCACCTGACTGAGCATGATCTTCACGGCAGGCGAGTAGGTGAAATGCAATCGACGGTGAGCGGTGTTGCTACAGCACTAAGATCGCCATTCGTCAGCAAAAACGTGATGCATAGTGTCCATATGCGGTTGCTAGATGCCGCCTTTCCTGGGTGCAAGTTCATTCACATAGTAAGAAACAAGGTAGATAATATTCGATCCTTGGTACGTCTCAGAGAGAGTGGTGCTAGACTGCGTCCGCCGGAGAACTGGGTGTCGGTGAAGCCCCTTGGGTGGGAGCGGTACGCTTACGAGCATTACGTCATTCAATGTAGTGCCCAAGCTTTCCTAACAGATAGAAACATAGAACTGGATCGCGAGATCATTGGTAAAGACCGAGTCTTTCAGGTGAAATATGAGGAATTCTGCAGGGACCCAAACCACGCAATGGACAATTTGCGAGATTTCTTGATAACGGGAGGTATAGTTGTTCAAGAGCGGATTAAACTTCCAAATTCATTTGTGATTTCTACTGGCCATAGACTCCCAAACGGGTATGAACAGCTAATTGAGCAGTTCGTAGTTGAACACACTTCTCTTCCTGGCTTGGAGGGAAAATAG
- a CDS encoding glycosyltransferase family 2 protein, with protein sequence MKHSAEQLFRIDDVDGAVLSIIIVNWNAKPELCACLGSLNMEAWGAAIEVIVVDNASSDDSVAVVKACFPYVHVLENSTNRGFAAANNQGMRQATGRYILLLNPDTELRTDTLEATLTYLGRHPDVAIVGCRCIRANGEIQSTTFRYPRLSDVFINVFVPNSVMRRSKLLGRARYVGVDPGRERNVEVIAGCYMFFRRQVYDTIGGLDERFFMYGEEVDWCYRASAAGFVIRYVPHIEITHLGGVSAAQCAEEMSLAMARSQLLLIQKIRGTCAAYVANQLMLWRDVTRVTVYGLVSWLPSVRRLVAKENVSIARKRLPVYVRGLVKADWTNE encoded by the coding sequence ATGAAGCATAGTGCCGAACAATTATTTCGCATTGATGACGTCGATGGAGCTGTACTTTCGATCATCATCGTAAACTGGAATGCGAAGCCCGAGTTATGCGCCTGCCTGGGCTCACTAAATATGGAGGCTTGGGGTGCCGCCATAGAGGTGATCGTCGTTGATAACGCGTCATCCGACGATTCCGTGGCCGTAGTAAAAGCTTGCTTTCCTTATGTTCACGTATTGGAGAATTCCACAAACAGAGGATTCGCCGCTGCGAACAATCAAGGGATGAGACAGGCAACCGGAAGGTACATACTATTACTGAACCCAGATACCGAACTGCGAACGGACACGTTGGAGGCCACGCTGACATATCTAGGTCGGCACCCCGATGTGGCGATCGTCGGCTGCCGGTGCATTCGAGCCAACGGCGAGATTCAGTCAACCACCTTTCGTTACCCGAGGTTGTCCGATGTTTTCATAAACGTTTTTGTGCCTAATTCAGTGATGCGCCGGAGTAAACTATTGGGGCGCGCAAGGTACGTGGGCGTCGATCCGGGACGTGAGCGCAATGTTGAAGTGATCGCCGGTTGCTATATGTTTTTCCGGCGACAAGTGTACGACACGATAGGCGGTTTGGACGAGCGGTTTTTCATGTACGGGGAAGAGGTTGACTGGTGCTATCGAGCAAGTGCGGCCGGATTCGTGATTCGTTACGTCCCGCATATCGAAATAACGCACCTTGGCGGCGTAAGCGCCGCGCAATGTGCGGAGGAAATGAGCTTGGCAATGGCTCGAAGCCAACTTTTGCTCATCCAGAAGATCCGCGGGACATGTGCTGCCTACGTGGCAAACCAACTCATGTTGTGGCGTGACGTCACAAGAGTCACAGTCTATGGGCTTGTATCATGGCTGCCGTCGGTTCGGCGCCTTGTGGCGAAGGAAAATGTTTCAATTGCTCGAAAGCGCTTACCAGTATACGTAAGAGGGCTCGTTAAGGCAGATTGGACTAATGAATGA